The following is a genomic window from Desulfatirhabdium butyrativorans DSM 18734.
CACTGTTGGCCATTGATCTCAACGACACGTTTTTCAATTCCCAGTTGCCGAAGAAACCAGTCCGGATCAGTGTCCGCCGGTAAGAGGGAAGCCAGTATAGCTGCCCGGCTGGGTGTCAGTGGCCGACGAGCCCACCAGACGTGAAGGAAATAGAGTGGCGGCAGCGCAGAACTGGCACCCCTTTCCCGCTGTGTTTCAGCACCTACCTGGTGGCAGGGAAATCCTTTTTCAATCAAACGCAAGTCATTGTGATCCATGTGGGCCTTGTTTGCCAATTTCGCGAAGACGGTTGCGTGTACGCGCCAGACTATCCGCATTTTCTGCTGCTTTGACCGGAGACCAGTATTCCCTGACAAACCGGCTCAGGATATGGTTGTATCCGAAACCGATCCTGGCAGTTGAACCCCTATCCGGCAGAACTTCAACCTTGATTTTTCGATAGCCATAGCGACGGATAAGCTTCATCAACATTTGCTTGGGTTCGTCAAGGGATTCCGGATTTCGCGGTATTTTCTCAACCGGAACACCTGAGTATTTCGAAAATCCCTCCCGGTCTGCCAACAACCATGCTTCGACCTCCCGTACCGCTACTCGAAACAACATATTTTTTGGTAATGGGTGTCTGCCACACCAATCGTCAATCAAGACTGGCGCACACTCGATATGATCCAGATCCGTCATTAACAGAACCGGGATGGCATGTGCTGTTTTGATAAATTCCAAAATCCGCTGTTTTAGATATCCGTTACCCTTGCGACCCATACGAACGGCAATGCACATTCCCTCATTCGCATCCTCAACCAGCCGCTCCAGTACAGATTCACTTAACGCATCCTCTGATGCAATAAACAGGTCTGTCATCCCCACAATCCCAATTGTTCAAGTTTTTTCGGACGGGTCTGGGGCAACACAACCTCTGCCACAGAAAATCCCGAATCCAGACCTTTCTGTTCGGCATTGCTGACAGGTCGAATATGGGTGCCCTCATGGCTGGGTTCCAGTACGATGACGCCACGTGCATCAATTCCTTTGTTTCCCAGCAGAGATTCGCTATGGGTGCTGATGATAATCTGTCGCCGACGCTTGGTCATGCGTTGAACACCTTGCATCAAAGCAGGAATTTGTTCGACCACTGCCTGGTGCAGTGACAATTCCGGCTCTTCGATCAACAGGAGCGAATCCCCATCCAAAAGAGACCACAGAATCCCCAACAGTCGCAATGTGCCGTCGGAAAAATGCTCTTCCCGCTGCCAACCGGCATTGGGGCGGTGGTGCTCATAAAGCGCTTCCAGATGAGGTGCTCCGGTTATTTCGTCCGCTTTAAAACGTATTTCCTTGAATTGCGGCACTGCAACGGAAAGCGCTCTGCAGATTTTAAGCAACCGCGCATCACGTGTTTTTTTCTGACACGAAGCGATCTGTTCCAGAAATCCCTGCCCGAAAGGATCATTTTCAAGTCGGTTTCCCCCGATCCTGTCACCGAATTTCAATAATTGGGGCACCAGGTGAAGATAGGTGATATTGGCCAGAAAATTGGCAATGTCCCGGAACTGGCCATTGGCTCTGGTCTGCTCCAGATGCGTTTCAGTCAGCAGTTGAGCGTCTTCTGTATCGTGAGAATCGGGACGAGACAGGATATTTTTCTCTCCCTGCCAGACTTCCTCTGTTGAAACCATCAGGCGCTGGGCGCCTTTTCCCTCCGTTTTAAATCCCAATACATACCGCCATGATGGCAACGGGTCGTCGATTCGCTCAGAAAAATGAAGCTCAATTTTTACTTCAGTATCCCGTCTGGCATGAAGGCAGCGAAGTTTGGTAATGCCTCCCCTCTCATTGACGGCTTTCTGTAAACCGCCGCCCGACGGCTTACAGATGTCACGAAGAAAACGGAATACATCCAGAAGATTCGATTTTCCGACAGCGTTCGGACCAATGATATAGGACTGAAGCATCAGGCGGACTTCAGCATCACGGAAGTTCCGCCAATTTTTCAGTTTCAAACCAGTAATCACCATTATGCCTCCTAACCCCTGAGCCCTTCCAGCATCAGGCCGACAGACTTATCTCCGGGCTGTCCTCCCAGCATCACTTTCATGCCTGCCAGCGCCCACCGATTGGCGGCATCCCCGTATGTCGTTATGCGGGACAGCCAGTAGCCGGCCTCCTCCCGTGTAAAGCGATTCACCCGACGGGCAATCAGCTCCACGCGATCCAGTTCCAGAATCCGCTCCTGAAGTTTGAATATCAATGCAAGCTTGGAACCGGCTTCTGCATCCAGGGGAAGGTTTCCGCGGAAAGTAATGCGCTGGCTGTTCACGTATTGTCCCAGTTCCAGCGGTATCCCCTGGCTGTTGCAGATTCTTCCAATGATGGTACGAATCACCGGCAGGATACGCTGCTGTTGGGGACCGTATATCAAGCCGATCTCCCGAAGTATCGATCTTGGGGCTACCATATTGCCGGTATCTGTCCGCTGGTCCGGATGAATGCGCTCTTTAATGATGAATACAGGGATAGGCTTGTCTTTGTGTTCAGTTATACGCAGCACCCAAGGCGCGTGGGAAATTTCCGGCTCAATAAAACGGATATAATGAGGGGTCAGGGACTTGGGACCAGGGGCTGGGGGCTGGGGGCCAGGGGTCAGGGGCTTGGGATCAACTGCCGATTCTTTTTTCGATGGATTTTCGTAAGCCATTTATCGTTCTTCCAATCTCTGATGTTTTCTCAAAGAGTTTTTCAATTTGCTTTTCATCAATATAACCCAATCTATGTGCTATTTGAAGATGTGTTTCAAGTCCTGCAAGAGAACCGGAAGCTATCGATAGAAATTGAAGAAATTCCCTGCTATGCTGGCGTTGATGCCCTTTTGCGATATTGGCTGACAACGATACTGCT
Proteins encoded in this region:
- a CDS encoding DUF4276 family protein; translation: MTDLFIASEDALSESVLERLVEDANEGMCIAVRMGRKGNGYLKQRILEFIKTAHAIPVLLMTDLDHIECAPVLIDDWCGRHPLPKNMLFRVAVREVEAWLLADREGFSKYSGVPVEKIPRNPESLDEPKQMLMKLIRRYGYRKIKVEVLPDRGSTARIGFGYNHILSRFVREYWSPVKAAENADSLARTRNRLREIGKQGPHGSQ
- a CDS encoding AAA family ATPase; the protein is MVITGLKLKNWRNFRDAEVRLMLQSYIIGPNAVGKSNLLDVFRFLRDICKPSGGGLQKAVNERGGITKLRCLHARRDTEVKIELHFSERIDDPLPSWRYVLGFKTEGKGAQRLMVSTEEVWQGEKNILSRPDSHDTEDAQLLTETHLEQTRANGQFRDIANFLANITYLHLVPQLLKFGDRIGGNRLENDPFGQGFLEQIASCQKKTRDARLLKICRALSVAVPQFKEIRFKADEITGAPHLEALYEHHRPNAGWQREEHFSDGTLRLLGILWSLLDGDSLLLIEEPELSLHQAVVEQIPALMQGVQRMTKRRRQIIISTHSESLLGNKGIDARGVIVLEPSHEGTHIRPVSNAEQKGLDSGFSVAEVVLPQTRPKKLEQLGLWG
- a CDS encoding DUF7680 family protein, whose amino-acid sequence is MAYENPSKKESAVDPKPLTPGPQPPAPGPKSLTPHYIRFIEPEISHAPWVLRITEHKDKPIPVFIIKERIHPDQRTDTGNMVAPRSILREIGLIYGPQQQRILPVIRTIIGRICNSQGIPLELGQYVNSQRITFRGNLPLDAEAGSKLALIFKLQERILELDRVELIARRVNRFTREEAGYWLSRITTYGDAANRWALAGMKVMLGGQPGDKSVGLMLEGLRG
- a CDS encoding four helix bundle protein; the encoded protein is MVKSYRDLDVWQKSMDLVVACYRITDIFPKKEIYGLSSQLQRAAVSLSANIAKGHQRQHSREFLQFLSIASGSLAGLETHLQIAHRLGYIDEKQIEKLFEKTSEIGRTINGLRKSIEKRIGS